From a region of the Aeoliella mucimassa genome:
- a CDS encoding beta strand repeat-containing protein gives MFGRLIVSATWLAAFFALAELTSTANAVTLTNDVAWPTTSASNVLQTAFPVYDGDESDVKNGRKHRQSFVLDSSLTFDSILFGGQDFNPEADDFTIGFYSIADPNSSEQSDYETDSLTPVVADFLVDVSNGTAFSGDHVLKIGLDSAVTLPAGSYYMAVDSGASGTYPFKWDIVFGDPYPAGRGVVNLNAGNAGLEFSMALITGADYENVWSVDGDGSFHDAANWTQGTVPTDDAIFGSALSSANAPATITVDTPTSLNSLTFQNNSSYVVAGSGTITLTGDHEVFTPLGSHLLSTDLAGNVGLMKTGNGTLGLSGAKSYTGTTVVQAGTLSIDSLAAIDNQSAIPLNIAGGAAVDLYPGVSGTLSSELTGAGILRMTDSLDATNAADKVTVSRSNSTFTGIVRVEGGTLEISNERALGEGGSFEYRTVIDDGKSGTLSLTGNISIADEFLDFGGRITDDVALSSSGNNAWNGIIRGGSTYNAGDNNNSANYHIESTSGTLTLQQLYAQDNGHDIDFVFSGAGDTVIAGHISDSSIDDSGVVSFSNRDDVAVTKRGTGTLTINTGTDADNTNSNNWWFGPTVIEEGTLVVNDPLASDVGELHSRDIAVHSGGTLDVTAFNTYSQQIGQTLRGSGTIAANTLALYDDGSLSPGNSNGQVGTLQVNGNVTLGAFATIGTEGAWSFDIGNSVSPESDQLAVSGTFTASGSPSMMVNVTPSAGHLDQGSTTIVAHTGATNTAMNGVAAQITDANGTPLNTRQTVSVSGDTAGQVNLTVTGEEANRTWSGATSGVWDIATTNNWQQGDQQFRDLDQVTFDDSAAGSTNVTVDGSRFAGSVTFANSTKAYTFSGTGGIVGSGSVNVTGAAQVTLANTGNNYSGTTTIDSGSSLQLASATTGTISNSGSLSLTGAQTGAMTLTSNVPWSDSPVFSTFAPDFEGDEADVRSDRVHRQSFKLDSETTFAAILFGGQDFRTNADDFTVSFYSMNDSLSTDEADYDIETATQVVADMVVDVSTGSDYTGDHVWQLGLSSPITLPAGDYFIALESGSSGTYAFKWDLDNNRSNDAYPDGLVVNNWGLNASQDYSMALLAEAYSPPSVLNVDGDFDMNAGSSLTLRISSPDFHDQIDVSGMFTADGTLNIAARSVGLTATEGDVFDLFLFEEGMASGSFSIGTLPTLPVGLAWDISNLLVNGELAVVAGTLPGDFNGDGLVNLGDYTVWRDNLGAPESDLPIGSYTLGNGTIDAEEYATWKANFGLGIDIATSATAVPEPSSLLLMALLVSTWCVARRK, from the coding sequence ATGTTTGGACGCCTTATTGTCTCGGCAACTTGGCTCGCGGCGTTTTTCGCACTCGCCGAGCTTACTTCTACAGCAAACGCGGTGACCCTTACCAACGATGTTGCATGGCCCACGACCTCAGCATCCAACGTTCTGCAAACTGCTTTTCCCGTGTACGATGGCGACGAATCCGATGTGAAAAACGGCCGGAAACACCGTCAGAGCTTTGTACTCGACAGTTCGCTGACCTTCGATTCCATTCTGTTTGGTGGTCAAGACTTCAATCCCGAGGCCGACGACTTCACGATTGGATTCTATTCCATCGCCGACCCGAACTCGTCGGAACAAAGCGACTACGAAACCGATAGTCTCACACCGGTTGTCGCTGACTTCCTGGTCGATGTGTCGAATGGCACCGCTTTCTCTGGCGATCACGTGCTGAAGATTGGTCTCGACAGTGCGGTCACCTTACCAGCAGGTAGCTACTACATGGCTGTCGACTCCGGTGCCAGCGGCACTTATCCCTTCAAGTGGGATATCGTGTTCGGCGATCCCTACCCAGCGGGGCGCGGTGTGGTGAATCTGAATGCGGGTAATGCCGGCTTGGAATTCAGCATGGCACTCATCACCGGTGCCGACTATGAAAATGTTTGGAGCGTCGACGGAGATGGCAGTTTCCATGACGCGGCCAATTGGACTCAAGGGACGGTTCCGACCGACGATGCTATTTTCGGTTCGGCATTATCCTCCGCAAACGCTCCGGCGACGATCACAGTCGACACCCCTACGTCGCTCAACAGCCTCACTTTTCAAAACAACAGCTCCTATGTCGTCGCAGGTTCGGGCACAATAACTCTCACCGGTGATCACGAGGTGTTCACTCCACTCGGCTCCCATCTGTTGTCCACCGACCTCGCAGGCAACGTTGGACTAATGAAAACTGGCAACGGAACCCTTGGGCTTTCTGGTGCCAAGAGTTACACCGGCACAACCGTTGTTCAAGCAGGCACTTTGTCGATCGATAGTCTTGCTGCCATCGATAATCAATCCGCCATTCCACTGAACATCGCCGGTGGTGCAGCAGTAGACCTTTATCCTGGGGTTAGCGGAACTCTCTCCTCGGAACTCACTGGGGCAGGCATCCTCCGGATGACCGACAGCCTGGACGCAACAAATGCGGCCGACAAAGTGACCGTGAGCCGCAGCAACTCCACCTTTACAGGGATTGTACGAGTCGAGGGGGGGACCTTAGAAATTTCCAATGAACGCGCACTCGGCGAGGGAGGTAGCTTCGAGTACCGCACGGTAATCGATGATGGAAAATCGGGCACACTCTCACTCACTGGAAACATTTCGATCGCCGATGAGTTCCTCGATTTCGGTGGTCGCATCACCGACGATGTCGCACTATCGAGTTCCGGCAACAACGCCTGGAATGGCATCATACGTGGTGGCTCGACCTACAATGCTGGGGACAATAACAACTCCGCCAACTACCATATTGAATCGACCTCGGGCACACTCACCCTGCAACAGTTGTACGCCCAGGATAATGGCCACGACATTGATTTCGTGTTCTCTGGTGCGGGCGATACCGTGATTGCAGGGCACATCTCCGACTCGAGTATCGATGATTCAGGTGTAGTCTCCTTTAGCAACCGAGACGATGTAGCGGTTACAAAACGGGGAACTGGAACACTTACCATCAACACCGGCACCGATGCCGACAATACGAACTCGAACAATTGGTGGTTTGGACCAACTGTTATCGAAGAAGGAACACTGGTGGTGAACGACCCACTTGCTTCTGATGTGGGTGAGTTGCACAGCCGTGACATAGCCGTCCATAGCGGCGGAACGCTCGACGTAACGGCCTTCAACACCTATTCGCAGCAGATTGGGCAGACCCTTCGTGGCTCGGGAACCATTGCAGCAAATACCTTGGCCCTATACGACGATGGCTCGCTTTCACCTGGAAACAGCAATGGCCAGGTGGGAACGCTGCAAGTGAATGGCAACGTAACTCTCGGCGCTTTTGCCACCATTGGAACCGAAGGTGCCTGGAGCTTCGATATTGGCAACTCGGTGTCTCCAGAAAGTGACCAACTTGCCGTCTCTGGGACATTTACCGCGTCCGGCTCGCCATCGATGATGGTGAATGTCACTCCCAGTGCGGGACATCTTGACCAAGGAAGCACCACCATTGTAGCTCATACTGGTGCAACCAATACCGCCATGAACGGCGTTGCCGCTCAGATTACGGATGCCAATGGCACTCCACTCAACACACGGCAAACGGTTTCCGTTAGCGGCGATACCGCAGGGCAGGTGAATCTTACGGTCACTGGTGAGGAAGCCAACCGCACTTGGAGTGGTGCCACCTCCGGCGTGTGGGACATTGCCACGACAAACAACTGGCAACAAGGTGATCAGCAATTCCGCGATCTCGATCAAGTGACGTTCGACGACTCCGCCGCTGGCAGCACAAACGTAACCGTCGATGGATCTCGTTTTGCTGGATCGGTGACATTTGCGAACTCAACCAAGGCGTATACCTTCTCGGGAACAGGAGGAATCGTTGGATCCGGCAGCGTAAATGTAACAGGGGCTGCCCAAGTTACCCTAGCCAACACCGGAAACAACTACTCCGGCACCACCACGATTGATTCCGGAAGCAGCCTTCAGCTAGCATCGGCGACGACGGGAACCATTAGTAATTCCGGTTCGCTTTCATTAACTGGTGCCCAAACGGGTGCGATGACTCTGACCAGCAATGTACCTTGGTCGGACTCACCGGTGTTCTCCACATTTGCTCCCGACTTTGAAGGGGACGAAGCCGATGTGAGAAGCGACCGAGTTCATCGCCAGAGCTTTAAGCTCGACAGCGAAACAACCTTTGCCGCAATCTTGTTCGGAGGACAGGACTTCCGAACCAATGCCGACGACTTCACGGTCAGCTTCTATTCGATGAACGATTCGCTCTCTACGGACGAAGCCGACTACGATATCGAAACAGCCACGCAGGTGGTCGCCGACATGGTGGTGGATGTCTCCACGGGATCTGATTACACCGGCGACCACGTATGGCAGCTAGGCCTGTCTTCGCCGATCACGCTACCGGCCGGAGACTATTTTATCGCCTTGGAATCAGGTTCGAGCGGCACCTACGCGTTCAAGTGGGATCTTGATAATAATCGCTCGAACGATGCCTATCCCGATGGACTCGTGGTGAACAACTGGGGACTCAACGCTAGCCAGGACTATAGCATGGCTCTGCTTGCCGAAGCTTACTCGCCACCGAGTGTGCTGAACGTCGATGGCGATTTCGACATGAACGCGGGGTCGTCGCTCACCTTGCGAATTAGTTCGCCCGACTTCCACGATCAGATCGACGTGAGTGGTATGTTCACTGCCGATGGAACGCTCAACATTGCTGCCAGAAGTGTTGGTTTAACTGCAACCGAAGGCGACGTGTTCGATTTGTTCCTCTTCGAGGAAGGAATGGCCAGTGGTTCCTTCTCCATTGGAACTCTGCCGACGCTGCCGGTTGGACTGGCTTGGGACATAAGCAATCTGCTCGTGAATGGTGAGCTAGCGGTGGTCGCTGGCACGCTGCCCGGCGACTTCAACGGCGATGGACTTGTGAATTTGGGCGACTACACCGTGTGGCGCGACAATCTCGGCGCTCCTGAATCGGACTTGCCAATTGGCAGCTACACACTGGGCAATGGAACGATCGACGCGGAAGAATACGCCACCTGGAAGGCTAACTTTGGACTCGGTATCGATATCGCTACCTCTGCTACCGCGGTTCCTGAGCCTTCTTCGCTACTACTCATGGCGTTGTTGGTTAGCACTTGGTGCGTCGCGCGGCGAAAATAG
- a CDS encoding right-handed parallel beta-helix repeat-containing protein, producing the protein MLLITLVACCPWMRANAAEAEVGTPFDLQGYVDQAIAEGQSRIVIPPGRYRVTPRNHQHLVLHQLQDVEVIADGVEMICTETTRAVTVSHCKNVTLRGLVIDYDPLPYTQGRITAISADRQTYDIELFEGYPPAETVRNFKYEIFRADTRTLRCEDHYVSEIEVIDARHLRLTCPGNHDRNPEQVGDLIVIGSENAPHGSIPHAVECNGNVNVRLEQIALYASNCFGFLEYNCDGSVYSECRIDRRSPNDDLKQRESPRLRSLDADAFHSKHAIRGPSYLNCSARFMGDDCINICGDYHMIMNSSGETLRVLAKGEMNIEPGDPVELVLFDGVRLPDAKAIAVVAAGSIRDEEQQYLAQQNLHPRLQSGEGLEKAYTITLDSQVDIDRGGVVCPANRIGNGFAVKNCHFGFNRSRGILIKASNGEISGNRMEGCWMSAILVSPEYWWLEAGSSNNLVIRDNTITDCQGIAVRIEAPAGNGSLAPAGAHRDIRVTNNHIAKCTMPGILVTSTADLQLEGNTFEDWQETQDLPHQLREAGITQLKPIVKIQCEP; encoded by the coding sequence TTGCTGCTTATTACACTGGTGGCTTGTTGCCCCTGGATGCGAGCCAACGCCGCGGAGGCTGAGGTGGGAACTCCCTTCGACCTGCAGGGGTATGTCGACCAGGCTATCGCCGAGGGGCAGAGCCGCATCGTGATTCCGCCAGGGCGTTACCGAGTTACTCCCAGGAATCACCAGCATTTGGTGCTTCACCAACTGCAGGATGTAGAGGTGATTGCCGACGGGGTGGAGATGATTTGCACCGAGACAACCCGCGCGGTGACGGTTTCGCATTGCAAAAACGTCACGCTGCGTGGCTTGGTGATTGATTACGATCCGCTTCCCTATACGCAGGGCCGCATCACTGCCATTTCAGCCGATCGCCAGACGTATGACATCGAGTTGTTCGAGGGATACCCGCCTGCCGAGACGGTTCGCAACTTCAAGTACGAGATCTTTCGGGCTGACACCCGTACGCTTCGCTGCGAAGATCATTATGTGAGTGAGATCGAAGTGATTGACGCCCGGCATCTCCGCCTGACATGTCCTGGCAACCATGATCGTAACCCCGAGCAGGTAGGCGATCTCATTGTCATCGGTTCCGAGAATGCACCGCACGGGAGTATTCCGCACGCAGTCGAGTGCAATGGCAACGTGAATGTGCGACTCGAACAAATCGCTCTCTACGCGTCGAACTGCTTTGGGTTTCTGGAATACAACTGCGATGGCAGCGTTTACTCCGAATGTCGAATCGATCGTCGTTCGCCGAACGACGACCTGAAGCAACGCGAGTCGCCTCGCTTGCGTTCGCTGGATGCCGACGCTTTCCATAGCAAGCATGCGATTCGCGGACCATCATACCTAAACTGCTCCGCCCGCTTTATGGGAGACGACTGCATCAACATCTGTGGCGATTACCATATGATCATGAACTCTTCGGGAGAGACACTGCGGGTGCTTGCCAAAGGGGAGATGAACATCGAGCCGGGCGATCCCGTCGAGTTAGTACTCTTTGACGGAGTACGCTTACCCGATGCGAAAGCCATTGCTGTGGTGGCCGCTGGTTCGATTCGCGACGAGGAGCAACAATACTTGGCACAGCAGAACCTGCACCCGCGACTTCAGAGTGGTGAAGGACTCGAAAAGGCATATACGATCACCCTCGACAGCCAAGTCGACATCGACCGTGGCGGAGTCGTCTGCCCGGCGAATCGCATCGGCAATGGATTTGCGGTGAAGAACTGCCATTTCGGATTTAACCGCTCGCGTGGCATCTTGATCAAAGCCAGCAATGGGGAGATCAGCGGCAACCGCATGGAAGGCTGTTGGATGTCGGCCATCCTGGTGTCGCCCGAATACTGGTGGCTCGAAGCAGGCAGCAGTAACAACCTCGTGATCCGAGACAACACGATTACCGATTGCCAGGGTATCGCGGTTCGCATTGAAGCTCCCGCCGGAAATGGAAGCCTGGCCCCCGCCGGCGCGCATCGTGACATTCGCGTGACCAACAACCACATTGCAAAGTGCACCATGCCTGGCATCCTAGTGACCTCCACCGCAGACCTGCAACTCGAAGGAAACACTTTTGAAGATTGGCAAGAAACCCAAGACCTGCCGCACCAATTGCGTGAGGCAGGAATCACGCAGCTTAAACCAATCGTCAAAATCCAATGCGAACCGTAA
- a CDS encoding phosphotransferase enzyme family protein codes for MQSIDEGHINDTYMVDAIDNTHYVLQRINHGVFPDPQGLMHNFKLVTDYLHGKLQSTGYHPLTRRVLQLIATNEGEPYLSTSQGEYWRMCPFIANTHSAGHVASTQEVYQAGLGFGDFLAGLVDFPMEQLTEPIAKFHHGPSRLAQLSEAVIEDRADRLKQVQCEVEVIQKHTDLLQQPQHWIDAGRVPLRVTHNDTKCNNILLDNETGEAACVIDLDTVMPGLALYDLGDLVRTSACLAAEDETDLSKVEVDTDRLRAAVSGFVEGTRGVLKPFELQSLAIGPTYMPLIMATRFLTDYLLGDSYYKIDYPQHNLDRCRNQLAVMKCLQEAEAIVLERIHS; via the coding sequence GTGCAATCCATCGACGAGGGACACATCAACGACACTTACATGGTCGATGCTATCGACAATACTCATTACGTGTTGCAACGGATCAATCACGGCGTTTTCCCTGATCCCCAGGGATTGATGCACAATTTCAAGTTGGTAACCGACTACTTACATGGCAAGTTGCAATCCACAGGTTATCATCCGCTCACTCGTCGTGTACTACAACTGATCGCCACCAACGAGGGAGAGCCTTATTTGTCGACCAGTCAAGGCGAGTACTGGCGAATGTGTCCGTTCATTGCCAACACTCACTCGGCTGGTCACGTTGCCTCGACGCAGGAAGTCTACCAGGCAGGCTTGGGCTTTGGCGACTTTCTGGCCGGCTTAGTGGACTTTCCCATGGAGCAACTCACGGAACCCATTGCAAAGTTCCACCACGGACCAAGTCGTTTAGCACAGCTCTCCGAAGCAGTGATCGAGGATCGAGCCGACCGACTGAAACAGGTGCAGTGCGAAGTCGAGGTCATCCAGAAGCACACCGATCTACTACAACAACCTCAGCACTGGATCGATGCGGGGCGTGTACCATTGCGGGTGACCCACAACGACACCAAGTGCAACAACATCTTGCTCGATAACGAAACTGGCGAAGCAGCTTGCGTCATCGACCTCGATACGGTGATGCCAGGACTGGCACTCTACGACCTCGGCGACCTTGTTCGCACATCCGCTTGCCTGGCAGCCGAAGATGAAACCGACTTGAGCAAGGTCGAAGTTGACACAGATCGCCTTCGGGCGGCAGTGAGTGGATTTGTCGAGGGAACCCGAGGCGTGCTGAAACCCTTCGAACTGCAGTCTCTGGCTATTGGGCCTACCTATATGCCGTTGATCATGGCAACTCGCTTTCTCACCGATTACCTCTTGGGAGACTCCTATTACAAAATCGATTATCCGCAACACAATCTGGATCGCTGTCGCAATCAGCTTGCCGTGATGAAGTGCTTGCAAGAAGCCGAAGCGATTGTTCTGGAGCGCATTCATTCCTAG
- a CDS encoding amidohydrolase family protein, translating into MITTKTNSVLLCALLCWNTSNALAAETDPRADALQASVWRDEQRIVDVHTHIEAQPERFERAARIFQAVGVGTAMELGSGTLTSQEGATSAFEQKKAVGEQTCPDLFMYDMLLDYSGFENDDWSQRAVEQVNKAYAAGAAGLKEFKRLGLTVRDGNGKLVRIDDPKLDAVWKRCGELQMPVSIHVGDPKAFWEPYDETNERWEELRDHPGWWFGDPDKYPSREEVLEQFLHIIERHPQTTFIGVHFGNNPEDIDWVSRHLDKYPNYMCDIAARIPEIGRSNPEKLRQMFVKHQDRILFGTDFMVYGRMILGSAGDDERPTDQDAVIFYRKCYRFFETDDRNWKHMTPIQGSWTIDSINIPAAVQRKVYFDNAQRMFASSMPPRTLKAVRIEDDFELDGHLNDQAWDDVPIERLEYTLKNVSVRTDLSTSVRALWSDNYLYLGYEAPYSKLTTAETPANEERHGLWNDDVVELFLAPDPEHPEIYQEYEWAPNGEQLDLSVSPSEKRLEWSSDMESRVTVDEEAHIFRVEARIPIASITSDPPSVGTRWRANLYRNDVANGVFLAWHPTLQSTAHVPERFGWLELIRAE; encoded by the coding sequence ATGATCACAACGAAAACCAATAGCGTGCTCCTGTGTGCTCTTCTCTGCTGGAATACCAGTAACGCCCTGGCTGCGGAAACCGATCCGCGGGCGGACGCCCTGCAGGCCTCGGTCTGGCGAGACGAACAGCGCATCGTCGACGTTCATACCCATATCGAAGCACAACCAGAGCGGTTCGAGCGGGCAGCACGCATCTTCCAGGCAGTCGGGGTAGGTACTGCCATGGAGCTTGGTTCAGGCACGCTCACCTCGCAAGAGGGCGCAACATCAGCTTTTGAACAAAAGAAAGCCGTCGGCGAGCAAACATGCCCGGATCTCTTTATGTACGACATGCTGCTCGATTACAGCGGCTTCGAAAACGACGACTGGAGCCAACGAGCCGTCGAGCAAGTCAATAAAGCCTATGCGGCCGGAGCGGCCGGCCTCAAGGAATTCAAACGCCTGGGCCTAACCGTGCGAGACGGCAACGGCAAGTTAGTTCGCATCGATGATCCAAAGCTCGATGCAGTATGGAAACGTTGTGGTGAACTCCAGATGCCGGTCTCCATCCATGTCGGCGATCCCAAAGCGTTCTGGGAACCGTACGACGAAACCAACGAACGCTGGGAAGAGCTAAGAGATCATCCTGGCTGGTGGTTTGGCGATCCTGACAAGTACCCTTCTCGCGAAGAAGTGCTCGAGCAGTTTCTCCACATTATTGAGCGACACCCACAAACGACATTCATTGGCGTGCACTTCGGCAACAATCCAGAAGATATCGATTGGGTCAGTCGCCATCTCGACAAGTATCCGAACTACATGTGCGACATCGCAGCGCGTATTCCAGAGATTGGCAGATCGAATCCAGAGAAGCTCCGCCAGATGTTCGTGAAGCATCAAGATCGCATTCTCTTTGGCACCGACTTCATGGTTTATGGTCGGATGATTCTTGGCTCAGCGGGAGATGATGAACGTCCCACCGATCAAGATGCGGTGATTTTCTATCGCAAGTGTTATCGGTTCTTTGAAACCGACGATCGGAATTGGAAGCATATGACTCCGATTCAAGGCTCATGGACGATCGATAGTATCAATATCCCTGCCGCAGTGCAGCGAAAAGTCTATTTCGACAATGCGCAGCGAATGTTCGCCAGCAGCATGCCACCACGTACGCTCAAGGCCGTGCGCATTGAGGACGACTTCGAGTTGGATGGCCACCTGAACGATCAGGCATGGGACGATGTACCAATCGAACGCCTGGAATACACGCTGAAGAACGTTTCCGTGCGCACCGACCTGAGCACGAGCGTTCGTGCCCTGTGGTCCGACAACTACCTGTATCTTGGGTACGAGGCCCCGTACAGCAAGTTAACCACAGCCGAGACACCTGCAAACGAGGAACGCCATGGGCTGTGGAACGACGATGTGGTCGAGCTATTTCTCGCTCCCGATCCAGAGCACCCCGAAATCTATCAAGAATACGAATGGGCTCCCAACGGAGAGCAACTTGATTTGAGTGTGAGCCCATCCGAGAAGCGACTGGAGTGGTCGAGCGACATGGAGTCGCGCGTAACAGTGGATGAGGAAGCACACATCTTCCGTGTGGAAGCACGGATTCCCATTGCATCCATCACCTCCGATCCCCCTTCAGTGGGAACTCGCTGGCGGGCTAATTTGTATCGCAACGACGTAGCCAACGGAGTGTTTCTCGCTTGGCACCCGACCTTGCAATCCACGGCTCACGTGCCTGAGCGTTTCGGCTGGCTCGAGTTGATCAGAGCAGAGTAG
- a CDS encoding DMT family transporter — translation MLTSRLWLVFAVVTTIAWGLWGAFINKPADNGFPETLGYVAWSFTMIPPAIVALILARWKLDCDPRSIVLGVSIGLLGAGGQLLLFQTVPSMAPGYLVFPFIALSPLVTILLAALISREKVRLPGWIGIALATVAGVLLNLGEADSQHSTQATWILFALGVLLAWGIQGYVISFANNSMRAESIFFYMALTGLALAPVAWWMTDAPRQANWHFDGFGLSCVIQLLNSLGALLLVYAYRYGKAIVVSPLINAGAPVITALLTMLLLGTSPSSAGAIGILLAILAAGLMAIEEDPPQPSTEMNGT, via the coding sequence ATGCTCACAAGCAGACTCTGGTTGGTATTCGCAGTGGTCACCACGATCGCGTGGGGGCTTTGGGGTGCCTTTATCAACAAACCGGCCGACAATGGTTTCCCAGAAACACTAGGCTATGTTGCCTGGTCGTTCACCATGATTCCTCCTGCCATCGTTGCGTTGATTCTCGCTCGCTGGAAGCTTGATTGTGATCCAAGGTCGATCGTGCTTGGCGTATCGATTGGGCTCTTAGGTGCCGGAGGCCAATTGTTACTTTTCCAAACGGTTCCCAGCATGGCCCCCGGCTATCTTGTATTTCCCTTCATCGCACTGAGTCCCTTAGTCACCATTTTGCTAGCAGCCCTAATCTCACGCGAGAAGGTTCGATTGCCCGGGTGGATTGGTATCGCCCTGGCCACCGTGGCCGGAGTCTTGCTGAATCTCGGCGAAGCAGACTCGCAGCACTCCACGCAAGCAACATGGATTCTCTTTGCATTGGGAGTATTACTGGCCTGGGGGATTCAAGGTTATGTAATCTCATTCGCCAATAACTCGATGCGAGCCGAGTCCATCTTCTTCTATATGGCTCTCACTGGCTTGGCACTAGCACCCGTGGCTTGGTGGATGACCGACGCACCTCGACAGGCCAATTGGCATTTCGATGGTTTCGGCTTGTCGTGTGTGATCCAGCTTCTGAACTCCTTGGGGGCGTTGCTGCTGGTTTATGCCTATCGCTATGGCAAGGCAATCGTAGTCTCTCCCCTGATTAATGCTGGAGCCCCAGTCATCACGGCCCTGTTAACGATGCTGCTACTGGGCACCTCTCCCAGCAGTGCTGGAGCCATTGGTATCCTGTTGGCAATCCTTGCAGCAGGACTGATGGCCATCGAAGAAGACCCGCCTCAGCCATCCACCGAAATGAACGGAACTTGA
- a CDS encoding GNAT family N-acetyltransferase, which produces MGTKVEGRVFTGSGTDVLRAVAQHAGVDSLQILSNIIHQLLVPKGTDWTSVIQGEYLQVYPDSFGTFSLVWDDLTHQLVAHGSTFQSTRYPWVALLAHIRTIESHRGLGLGSLVTEQVTERALQQGAGVVVLATDDKLHRLNQGERAAHSMYSRLGYAVLGEKRLADTVDWLMAINEPLRQLSCTQANDSATQLATAQHQCVADIQHAYLAKGAKLTISPVNAGDLPALFLLCNLCPEDDYQLKLASWDVHLGPELERTFITVIRQAIVDQDRLHDASQVIRDECGRIVGVCAMRQLSPFTRQTFAIDCYAMPEFVQHHPALMKELVESAIQRVREGNDSIHT; this is translated from the coding sequence TTGGGAACCAAGGTCGAGGGCCGTGTCTTCACTGGTTCCGGTACCGACGTGCTGCGTGCAGTAGCTCAGCACGCCGGGGTCGATAGCCTGCAGATCCTCTCGAATATTATTCACCAACTTCTAGTTCCCAAAGGTACCGACTGGACTTCGGTAATCCAAGGAGAGTATCTACAGGTCTACCCAGACTCCTTTGGCACGTTCTCGTTGGTATGGGACGATCTTACCCACCAGCTGGTCGCCCATGGATCGACCTTTCAGTCCACTCGCTATCCCTGGGTTGCTCTACTAGCGCATATCCGTACGATCGAGTCGCATCGAGGGCTGGGGCTTGGATCCTTGGTCACCGAACAGGTAACCGAGCGGGCGTTGCAGCAGGGCGCGGGCGTCGTTGTGCTGGCGACCGACGACAAGTTGCACCGCTTGAATCAAGGAGAGCGTGCTGCGCACTCGATGTACTCTCGGCTCGGTTACGCGGTGCTTGGCGAAAAGCGACTTGCCGACACAGTCGACTGGTTGATGGCCATCAACGAACCTCTGCGGCAGCTTTCTTGCACGCAGGCGAACGATTCCGCCACACAACTTGCGACCGCCCAGCATCAATGCGTCGCCGATATTCAGCATGCGTATCTCGCCAAAGGAGCGAAACTCACCATCAGTCCAGTGAACGCAGGCGATCTGCCTGCGCTCTTCCTGCTCTGCAATTTGTGTCCTGAAGACGACTACCAACTGAAGCTGGCTTCGTGGGACGTCCATCTCGGACCGGAGCTGGAACGGACCTTTATCACTGTGATTCGTCAAGCGATTGTCGATCAGGATCGCTTGCATGACGCAAGCCAGGTAATTCGCGACGAATGCGGGCGAATCGTCGGCGTGTGCGCGATGCGCCAGCTTTCGCCATTTACTCGCCAGACGTTTGCCATCGACTGCTATGCGATGCCGGAATTCGTGCAACATCATCCTGCACTCATGAAGGAACTGGTGGAGTCGGCCATTCAACGAGTTCGCGAAGGGAACGATTCGATTCACACATAG